In Paraglaciecola sp. T6c, the sequence TGCAAACAGTAGCCTTATTAGAAGAGCATAAAGACATTGATTTGTTGCTCTTGGATTTACACATGCCAGGCAGTGGTGATTTGTTTGGTCTGATACATATTCGTAAGCTATTCCCTGAATTACCAGTGGCTGTGGTGTCAGGTTTAGAAGATCCGATGATTATCACCAAAGTGATTAATCTAGGCGCCTTAGGTTTTGTGCCTAAGACCACTGGGGCGGCACAAATCGCTGATGCGGTAACCAGTATGCTAGAAGGTGACATTTGGTTACCCGAGAGTTATGCCAGTGATGAAGTGGAATTAGACAATGAATTTGCTGAGCTGGCTGATAATGTGGCCAGTTTAACACCTGCGCAATATAAGGTGTTGTGCTATATGCGAGATGGCTTATTAAACAAGCAAATCGCTTACAACCTAGATATAGCAACCGCCACGGTGAAAGCACACGTGACGGCTATCTTCAAGAAATTACACATCAATAATCGAACTCAAGCCGTGCTTATTGCCTCACAACTTCAGCTTGAGCCGCCTGCAGCAGCGCCCTCAACTTAGCCGGCTTCACAGGTTTAGACAAATAGCCACAACCTTGCTCTTTACAGCGTTGCACTAACTCAAGTTCAATATTAGCGGTAATCAAGATCGCTGGAACATTATTGGCATGAATATCACAGATACGCTCTCTTAACTGCTCAATAAGCTGTAGCCCGTCTATATCGCTGCTCAACTGAAAATCCATTAAGATCACATCTGGTACAAAATGCCCTAAAGATGCCAACGCAGCGCTAGGGGTTTGCTCAGAGTGAGAAACCACTTTCCATTTCGCCAATAACGATTGCAGTGCATCAAGGTTCTGACTTTGATCGTCGACACAAAGCACTTTCAGGTCATGAAACCCCACCTTATTTATTTGCACTGGGCTGTTTGTTTCAATCGGCCGACTGGAGGGTAATTGAATGCTGAAACGGCTTCCATGGTTGATACGCGAAGCGACCGTTAAATTTGCATCCAGAATACTGGCAAGTCTTTGTACAACGCCAAGTCCTAATCCCACGCCTTGTTGTTGATGGCCGGATATACGATAAAAATCGCCGAATATCTTGTCTAATTGATCTGGCGCAATGCCAGAGCCCGTGTCAAAAACGTCGAACGCTACATTTTCTCCCTTCGTTCGAACAGAGACCAATACGCCTCCAGTCTGGGTATATTTCAGGGCATTAGAAACAAAGTTCTGCATGATGCGATAAAGATATGTACGATCGGTTTTTACCCATACATCAGCCACCCGGGAACGCAGTTGCAAACCTTTGTGTTCGGCAATGAGTTCAAATTCAGCGATAAGCGGTTGCAGCACATCGCGTACGTTAATCGCTTTGTATTCCGGCTTTAACTCACCTTGATCAATACGCGCAATATCTAAAAGCGTGGCGATGAGTGCTTCACTGGCCTGGATGCTATTGGATAGTTTGCCAACGGTTTGCCTTGCATCGTCATTTAGCTTAGCTTCTTCTAACGCACCAAGATATAACTTAGCGGCATTTAACGGCTGCAAAATGTCGTGACTGGCAAGCGCCAAAAAGCGCGTTTTACTGGCGTTAGCCTGCTCTGCTACCTTACGCGCACTGACCAATTGGGTTTCAGCGTCCGCCCGGCGCTGTATTTCCAAACGCAACTCAGCGTTAATGGTTTGCACTTCTTGACTGCGTTTTTGTATTCGATTTTCTAAATCGATATTGGCTTCTTTTAGAGCGTGTTGGGTTTCAATGTGCTCTGTTACATCGTTAAAACTGGTCACAAATCCGCCCCCAGGTAACGGGGTACCGATCATCTCTAACGTTCTGCCGTCACTGCGCTGCCGCAAAAAGCGATGGCTGGTGCCTTTGCGCATGTGCTCAAGTCGCTTTTGAACTAAGATTTCTACTTCGCCCGCACCGCACTCACCACGCTGAGCATTGTATCGAACAAGATCTTCTACAGGTCGGCCCACGCGGATCATATTTGCTGGGTAACTAAAGAGCGCTAAGTAGCTTTTGTTCCACGCGACTAAATTTAAGTCTCGGTCAATCACGCTTATTCCTTGTTCGAGACTTTCTAATGAGGCGACCAAGGCGCTCATATTAAATTGGATTGCCTGAGTGGTATCGTCAAAAAAGTTAACGACTTCTTCGAAATTCAACTTTTTACCACTTATAGCGCTGTCGACTAACGCTTTTGCAGAAGAAGCGCCTATTACGCCGCCAAGAGCTCGTTCGCTAAAGAGTACAAACTCTTCAGTGGCAGACTCCGCTGGATTTAGAATATGGCCGTTACGTTGTTGGTAATCACTTAGCAATTGTTTACACCGTTTCTCCCCTAAAAAGGTGCTTAATAACGTGTGTAAATCTTCAACTGTGGTGTGGGTGCGAGGCGCATTATGATGTTTTGACTTGTCATCCGTGGTGGTGACAAAGGCCTCCGCTTGAATGCGATCAATTAGACGAACATCTGCCACATAGGAAAACAACACATAAGCAAAGGTGTTGGCGAGCAAGCTATAAATGGCGACGGCGTTAATGGTGTCGTTGAGTATCAGGTTTTGCCCTGCGTCATTTAACAAAGGCAGCATTAACCACAATATCCATGAGCCAATACCGGCCATTAGGCCAGCGTAAACCCCTTGCGCATGGCCTCGCTTCCAATATAAACCGCCGACAATGGCGGGTAACAACTGTATGACCAGAGAAAATGCGATCAGTCCAATAGAGGCAAGAGTACGACTGTCAGTCATTTGTTGATAATACAAATAGGCTAAAGACAAAATAGCAGCGATAACCAAACGGCGAATAAGCAGAATGCGTTTAGTGAAATTGGGCGGAACACCTGCGCCGCGATGCTCCGCTAACAAATTCGGCAAAATTACATCGTTGGTCAGCATGGTGCTCAGGGTTAACGTGGCGACGATGATCATCGCTGTGGCAGCAGATAAGCCACCTACAAATACCAGTACTTGTAATAACATATTGCCGCTATTCATCGCCATGCCTAGCACGTATGTATCTGGCTCTTGGCTGGTTAAGCGGAACATGTCGTCTCCTGCCGCAGAAATAATTGGGATCAGGATCGCGATACACAATAAGTACAGTGGGAATAACCAACGAGCGGTTTTTAAGTGACTGAGCTTTAAGTTATCTACAATAGCGACGTGAAACTGGCGAGGCAGACATACTACTGCGCCAGCGGCCATGAGGGTTTGTGCAAAAAATGAGAATGACCATATATTGCCCAGTGCGTTAAGGGTGGTGAACTCTTGCAGTAACGGAGTATCGGAATGTTGTGAATATGTTAGATACCCAAAACTAGCCACGGCAATCAAAGCGCATAATTTAATCACCGACTCAAAGGAAATTGCTACCATTAACCCGCGCCGGTACTCAGTCACATCTGTGTGCTGAGTACCGAAATAGATAGAGAACAAAGCAATAAACGTGGTGGCGCCTAGCACCACTAGCTCCGCATGAGTCTGGCCTGATACCATTAAAAATGCTGAACCAACGGCTTTTAGTTGCAAAGCGATATAAGGAATAATGGCTAACAGCGCTATTAAGGTGACGAGTAAGGCGATAGTTTGACGCTTACCGTAACGAGACGAAATGAAATCGGCAATCGTGGTAATGTGCTGACGTTTACTCACCGCAATCAGTTTGCGCAAGAAGCGATACCCGAACAAATACAACAACATGGGGCCTAAAAAGATGGGCAAATAATCCCATGTATCTCTTGATGCCTCGCCGACAGAGCCAAAAAAAGTCCACGCGGTACAGTAAATTGCCAGTGCCAGCGAATAAATTGCAGGGTGTGAGCTAATACGTTTGGCCAGAGGGCTCTTCCCGTCTCCCCATTTGGCTACCCAAAACAATCCCATCAAATAGACGATGGCTAATACCATCCAACCTAAAGCCATACATTTTCCTAATAGCAGTGACGCTGATTAAAACTTATTTTGCAACCGGAGGCTACGATTTATAAGGACTGTAGCACAGGTCGCTGTATTTAATTAACCCGTAAGACCATGGTCTCATTCCGTCTTGTAAAACATGAGTCTACAGTTATTTACATCTTATTAACCTTGGATGAAAAACAAGATGGCATTTAAAAACGAAGAAGATAAAAAAGCATACTGGCGGGAAAATCTCGCTCTTATGACAAAACTACTAGTTGTTTGGTTTGTCGTGTCCTTTGGTTTCGGAATTTTATTAGTGGATTTACTCGACCAAATTCAAGTGTTCGGCTTTAAGTTGGGCTTTTGGTTTGCGCAGCAAGGAGCAATCTACGTATTTGTCGCGTTGATATTTATCTACATGTACAAAATGAATCAACTCGATAAGCGCTACGGCGTCGACGAAGAATAGGAGCGTTAAGATGGATGTTCAAGTACTCACATTTTTAATCGTAGGAGCTTCTTTTGCTCTGTACATCGCTATTGCGATTTGGGCTCGCGCTGGGTCAACACAAGAATTCTATGTAGCTGGTGGCGGTGTTCACCCTATAGCAAACGGCATGGCAACAGCCGCTGATTGGATGTCAGCAGCATCGTTCATATCAATGGCTGGGTTGATCTCATTTATGGGCTACGACGGGGCTGTATATCTACTCGGCTGGACTGGCGGATACGTACTATTAGCCCTTTGCTTAGCGCCATATTTACGTAAGTTTGGGAAGTTTACGGTTCCGGATTTCATCGGCGATCGTTACTACTCACAAACCGCGCGTACAGTGGCTGTTGTATGTGCCATATTCGTTTGCTTCACATATGTCGCAGGCCAGATGCGTGGGGTCGGTGTGGTGTTTAGCCGCTTCCTTGAAGTCGACATCGTTACGGGTGTTGTGATTGGTATGGCGATTGTGTTCTTCTATACTGTGCTAGGTGGCATGAAAGGCATTACTTACACTCAAGTCGCGCAGTACTGCGTGCTTATTTTCGCTTACTTAGTACCCGCCGTATTTATCTCCATCATGGTCACGGGGCACGTACTGCCGCAAACCGGCTTTGGTGCGAGTTTAGCCGATGGGTCGGGGGTGTATCTGCTGGAAAAACTAGATGGTCTCTCGACACAACTAGGATTCAACGAGTACACCTCCGGTACCAAGGGCACCTTCGATGTATTTTGCATCACGGCAGCACTCATGGTCGGTACTGCAGGTCTGCCCCATGTAATAGTGCGCTTCTTCACCGTACCTAAAGTACGTGATGCGCGTAAGAGTGCTGGTTGGGCTTTACTGTTTATCGCTATTTTATATACCACAGCCCCTTCTATTGCCGCATTTGCGCGAGTTAATATGATTGAGACCATCAATGGTCCAACCGTCAGCGAGCAAGCGCCCACTGGTACGCCATATAGCGAAGCTCCTAGCTGGATAACTAATTGGGAAAAAACTGGGCTGATTAGCTGGGATGACAAAAACCAAGACGGTAAAATGTTCTACTCAGGTGATGAGCGAAACGAGATGCAAGTAGATCGTGACATTATGGTGATGGCCAACCCTGAAATTGCCAATTTACCGGCATGGGTTATTGCGTTGGTCGCTGCAGGTGGTATTGCTGCCGCATTATCAACCTCCGCCGGGCTGTTATTGGTTATCTCTACATCGGTCTCACACGATTTGCTTAAACGCAACCTAATGCCCAACATAACCGACAAAAAAGAGCTGTTTTATGCGCGCTTGGCTGCGGGCGTAGCGATTGTTATTGCAGGATACTTTGGGGTCAATCCCCCTGGATTTGTCGCGCAGGTGGTCGCATTCGCATTCGGCTTAGCAGCTTCGTCATTCTTCCCTGCCATCATAATGGGAATATTTATGAAGCGTATGAATGACAAAGGGGCGATTTCTGGCATGTTAGCGGGGATTGGCTTTACCGCAGCGTACATTATTTACTTTAAGTTTGTTAACCCTGCGGCGAATGTGTCAGAGAACTGGTGGTTTGGCGTTTCACCTGAAGGAATAGGTGCAATTGGTATGTTGGTGAACTTCGCCGTGGCGTTATTAGTATTCAAAATGACGGAGGAAGCACCACAAGAGATTCAACAGTTAGTAGAAGATATTCGCTATCCTAAAGGTGCTGGAGATGCAACTGCACATTAATTTGCTAAAAACTACCATTCAAAAAGGAATGAAATAGCCTTTTACTACAATAGCGCCCACCTCGTTGGGCGCTTTTTTATGTGAGACTCAAGAAAGAAAAATAACAGAATTTCGTTGCTGGTAATTTGCACGCTATTAGCTATTATTGTCTGCATATCAAACGTTTAACAATCTCGTTGAGGTGTTAGGGATATGGATGGCAGTTTTCAGTGATGTGCAATTTACCTCAAACGTTACGGTTAAAGCACTAGCCGATAGTGTTGCTGAATTGATGCTGTCAAAGCCGAAGGGGATCATGATCCTGTGCAGCGAAGAAGCGGCTTCTTGGGGAGACGATTTTAAGCAATATGTGGGTACATTAGATGTGCCTATCTTCGGCGGGATATTTCCAGGTCTTATCCTCGACTCGCGCTTTGAGCCCCGCGGTATTTTAGTGGTTGGTTTGCGCAACAATATTCGTGTTTGCGTCATTGAGAGTGTTTCAACTTGTGCTCCAGTGTCGTCAAACATGGCTTATATGTCTCAGTCTGTGAATTCCGTGATGATATTGACTGATGCGCTATCAAGGCAGATTGATGGTTATCTGCAACATGTACTGGCATTTCTACCAGAAGATTGCAGTGTCTTTGGAGGTGGAGCGGGAACGCTTGAATTCAAGGCGCAACCTTGCCTCTTTAGTGCTGCCGGCATGCATCAAGATGCGATGATTTTAGTCGAAATGTCGACTCATTGGGATTTGTCCGTAGGCCATGGTTGGGAAATACTTGCAGGCCCATTTCTGGCTAACAGCACTGATGATAACTGTGTGTTAGAGTTAAATTTTGAGCCTGCTGCGCAGCTATACGAGCGAGTCGTCCAGGAGCATAGTAAGCTGAGTTTCGACAAGCACGAATTTTTTGACATAGCGAAAACGTTCCCTTTCGGGTTGGCTAGGCTAGACGACGAAGTGCTTATTCGTGATCCTCTTAAACTGGAGGGTAGCGGGCTTGTTTGTGCAGGAGATATACCTGAGAACACCATGCTGTACATCATGTGTGGAGATGCTGAAAAATTAATAGCTGCGGCTTCTGGCGCAGTAAATCAAGCGCTTTCTACACTAAATGATACGCATGAAGTAACGGATTGCTTTTTGTTTGATTGCGTTAGTAGGCAGTTGTTTTTGCAAGATAAATTTGCCACAGAACTCGATTTGATTCACCGAGAAATAGCACCGCCGTACCGCACAGTTGGGGCGCTAGTATTAGGCGAGATAGAGCTAGGTGCGGGGGGGATTCTCAGTTTACATAATAAAACGGCTGTTGCTGCCTTAGCTCGAGCGAGCAAGCAGGATGTGGTATGAATGGCGTTTTATATTTAAGTTGGGGCCTGTGAATGAGTGAAATGAGTCGCACCTTACAGATTATTTCTATTCAGCACGAGCTAGCCATGAGTATCGGATTGGATCTCAACCTAGATAAGATGCTTCAGCTATTTCTCGATAGAGCCAAAAAACGTCTGAGTTTACGCAGCGCAGTAGTATTTAAAGAAGCACCGCGCTCAAGAAATGATTCAGACATACTCTGCTACCCCTATAACCATCGCCCAGATGATACAAATGATTGGTTAACCGAGCAGGTGTACGAGTTTAGCCAGCTCAACGTGCAAAGCGTCTGCCGTCAGCGCGGTGATACTTATTATTATCTGTTTAAAATTCCTAAATTTGGTGCAATCAGTTTCGAACGCAAACGGACGCCTATCGATGACATCGTTCTTAACGCGCTAATGCCCCTATTTGGTCGCTTGGCTGTGAGTTGCCAAGCTTGCTTAGAGCATCAAAATTTGGTGGATGAAATTAGTAATCGTAAAGCGGTAGAAGAGCAGCTTAGATTGCAAACTTATCAAGACGTTTTGACTGGCTTACCTAACCGAAAAATGCTCAATATCAACTTACAAAGTTTACTGACGAATGCTCAGCAGCATGGTCAATATGGGGCCGTGTTTTTTATCGACTTAGACCGTTTCAAGTTAATAAACGATACTCTAGGGCATTCTGTTGGTGATGAATTGCTGATTAATATCACAAGCAAATTAAAAGCCTGTATCCGCCGTGATGATACCTTGGCCAGAGTAGGCGGGGATGAGTTCATCTTGCTACTTGGCGACATAGGGCCGACGGAACAGAGTGCAGTTGGTAAGGCTACCAAAGTAGCGGATAAAATGCTTAGCCTCACTCGGGATAGTATTGAGTTATCCCGTTGCGCTGTGTTTACCAGCTTTAGTATCGGCATCGCCCTGTTTCCATCACCTGAGCTCAATGCCAATAAATCAATTGCTGAGCAAGCTAAGCAACTTATAAAACACGCTGATATTGCCATGTACAAAATTAAACACACTAGTCGCAATGATTATTTATTTTACCGTCACGAATTACAAATCATGGCGACTTTTCGCTCTGAGGTAGAGCAGCGTCTACATGTGGCTTTACGTGAAGAAGCATTCGAGTTGTATTTTCAGCCTATGGTTAATGTGGCAGGCGAGATAGTGGCCGCAGAGGGATTGCTGCGCTGGCATGATGAAAAACTAGGCTGGGTTGGGCCTCAGGAATTCATTCCAGTGGCAGAGGAATGCGGTTTGATTGTAGAAATCGGTCAATGGGTCTTGCGCCAGACGTGTGTATTGATTTCGCAGCACCTTGATTGGTTTTCTGAAGGAAATTTGCGCTACATCAGTATCAATATTAGCCCGCGACAGTTTAGTCAACCCCACTTCGTTGCTCAAGTGTTGGAGATAATTGAGGAATTCACGTTCCCCCATTCGTATTTACGCTTGGAAATAACGGAAGGCGTTGCGATGGAAAACATTACTAGCGCTATTTATATTATGAATGCGTTAATTGTGCATGAGCTGTTTTTTATGTTGGACGATTTTGGTAGCGGCTATTCGTCGCTTTCTTATTTACATCAGTTGCCGCTAAAGTCAGTCAAAATAGATCGTAGTTTTGTGTCGAAAATAGATCAAAACACGGATAACCAAGTTATCGTTGAGGCGATTATTTATATCTCTCAGCACTTTTCATTAGAATGTGTTGTAGAGGGCCTAGAAACATCTCAAGAACATGCTTATTTTCATGAAAAGGATGTTGCAGCTATTCAAGGTTTTCATTTCTATAAACCCTTACCAAGGGAAGCGTTTGTCAACTTGCTTGAGTCGACCAATTGAACATTACACGACACTGAATACATCAAGTAAAAAGCGCTTTGGTTAGTTCCTTTTAAATTTTCGCAGAGTGATTAATTATTTCGTGAAATTGGTATAAGAAATTCTCTTGTTAAACAGGGCCTGCTTTGGTCAAATCAAGGTTCGCGCAGCGTATCGGCAAAACGTTTCATTGCAATAGATTTGTAGAATTGAAATGCGCCACTATCAGTTATTTATTTTGGAGTTTCAATGAATCATATCCCTCAGCACATCTTAGAGTTTTTGCGCGATTCCGCTCCCTTTGAGGTGCTTGATGAGCATGAAATGAATAGGTTGGCGCAGTCCATTACGGTCGCTTATTTTAGCCAAGAAGATGTAACGAATATTCTGAAACAGCAGCAAGGGGGATTGTTTCTTATCTGCAGTGGGCAATATTCAGTTAAGGATTCCGCTGAATCAGAACGCCACGTAAGTGATGGGGATTATTTCGGCTGTGACAACTTATGGCAAAAACAGCCCAATAAAATAGCAGTCACTGTCGATAGCCCGGGGTTAGTGTATTGCATCCCGAAAAAAAGTTTCGCCCAATGTGTTGCTAGCCACCCAAGTATTGAAGTTTTCTTTCGAAATTATACCTCTGAACAAATTTATAGTGACCATGTAGATGACTCAAAATCTATGTGGCTTTACAAGCCGATAAGTGAAGTGAT encodes:
- a CDS encoding response regulator transcription factor, with protein sequence MITLLVADDHPLYRDALRGALTLSFSDLTLLEAADLMQTVALLEEHKDIDLLLLDLHMPGSGDLFGLIHIRKLFPELPVAVVSGLEDPMIITKVINLGALGFVPKTTGAAQIADAVTSMLEGDIWLPESYASDEVELDNEFAELADNVASLTPAQYKVLCYMRDGLLNKQIAYNLDIATATVKAHVTAIFKKLHINNRTQAVLIASQLQLEPPAAAPST
- a CDS encoding putative bifunctional diguanylate cyclase/phosphodiesterase, producing the protein MSRTLQIISIQHELAMSIGLDLNLDKMLQLFLDRAKKRLSLRSAVVFKEAPRSRNDSDILCYPYNHRPDDTNDWLTEQVYEFSQLNVQSVCRQRGDTYYYLFKIPKFGAISFERKRTPIDDIVLNALMPLFGRLAVSCQACLEHQNLVDEISNRKAVEEQLRLQTYQDVLTGLPNRKMLNINLQSLLTNAQQHGQYGAVFFIDLDRFKLINDTLGHSVGDELLINITSKLKACIRRDDTLARVGGDEFILLLGDIGPTEQSAVGKATKVADKMLSLTRDSIELSRCAVFTSFSIGIALFPSPELNANKSIAEQAKQLIKHADIAMYKIKHTSRNDYLFYRHELQIMATFRSEVEQRLHVALREEAFELYFQPMVNVAGEIVAAEGLLRWHDEKLGWVGPQEFIPVAEECGLIVEIGQWVLRQTCVLISQHLDWFSEGNLRYISINISPRQFSQPHFVAQVLEIIEEFTFPHSYLRLEITEGVAMENITSAIYIMNALIVHELFFMLDDFGSGYSSLSYLHQLPLKSVKIDRSFVSKIDQNTDNQVIVEAIIYISQHFSLECVVEGLETSQEHAYFHEKDVAAIQGFHFYKPLPREAFVNLLESTN
- a CDS encoding PAS domain-containing hybrid sensor histidine kinase/response regulator, with protein sequence MALGWMVLAIVYLMGLFWVAKWGDGKSPLAKRISSHPAIYSLALAIYCTAWTFFGSVGEASRDTWDYLPIFLGPMLLYLFGYRFLRKLIAVSKRQHITTIADFISSRYGKRQTIALLVTLIALLAIIPYIALQLKAVGSAFLMVSGQTHAELVVLGATTFIALFSIYFGTQHTDVTEYRRGLMVAISFESVIKLCALIAVASFGYLTYSQHSDTPLLQEFTTLNALGNIWSFSFFAQTLMAAGAVVCLPRQFHVAIVDNLKLSHLKTARWLFPLYLLCIAILIPIISAAGDDMFRLTSQEPDTYVLGMAMNSGNMLLQVLVFVGGLSAATAMIIVATLTLSTMLTNDVILPNLLAEHRGAGVPPNFTKRILLIRRLVIAAILSLAYLYYQQMTDSRTLASIGLIAFSLVIQLLPAIVGGLYWKRGHAQGVYAGLMAGIGSWILWLMLPLLNDAGQNLILNDTINAVAIYSLLANTFAYVLFSYVADVRLIDRIQAEAFVTTTDDKSKHHNAPRTHTTVEDLHTLLSTFLGEKRCKQLLSDYQQRNGHILNPAESATEEFVLFSERALGGVIGASSAKALVDSAISGKKLNFEEVVNFFDDTTQAIQFNMSALVASLESLEQGISVIDRDLNLVAWNKSYLALFSYPANMIRVGRPVEDLVRYNAQRGECGAGEVEILVQKRLEHMRKGTSHRFLRQRSDGRTLEMIGTPLPGGGFVTSFNDVTEHIETQHALKEANIDLENRIQKRSQEVQTINAELRLEIQRRADAETQLVSARKVAEQANASKTRFLALASHDILQPLNAAKLYLGALEEAKLNDDARQTVGKLSNSIQASEALIATLLDIARIDQGELKPEYKAINVRDVLQPLIAEFELIAEHKGLQLRSRVADVWVKTDRTYLYRIMQNFVSNALKYTQTGGVLVSVRTKGENVAFDVFDTGSGIAPDQLDKIFGDFYRISGHQQQGVGLGLGVVQRLASILDANLTVASRINHGSRFSIQLPSSRPIETNSPVQINKVGFHDLKVLCVDDQSQNLDALQSLLAKWKVVSHSEQTPSAALASLGHFVPDVILMDFQLSSDIDGLQLIEQLRERICDIHANNVPAILITANIELELVQRCKEQGCGYLSKPVKPAKLRALLQAAQAEVVRQ
- a CDS encoding DUF4212 domain-containing protein, which encodes MAFKNEEDKKAYWRENLALMTKLLVVWFVVSFGFGILLVDLLDQIQVFGFKLGFWFAQQGAIYVFVALIFIYMYKMNQLDKRYGVDEE
- a CDS encoding FIST signal transduction protein, translating into MAVFSDVQFTSNVTVKALADSVAELMLSKPKGIMILCSEEAASWGDDFKQYVGTLDVPIFGGIFPGLILDSRFEPRGILVVGLRNNIRVCVIESVSTCAPVSSNMAYMSQSVNSVMILTDALSRQIDGYLQHVLAFLPEDCSVFGGGAGTLEFKAQPCLFSAAGMHQDAMILVEMSTHWDLSVGHGWEILAGPFLANSTDDNCVLELNFEPAAQLYERVVQEHSKLSFDKHEFFDIAKTFPFGLARLDDEVLIRDPLKLEGSGLVCAGDIPENTMLYIMCGDAEKLIAAASGAVNQALSTLNDTHEVTDCFLFDCVSRQLFLQDKFATELDLIHREIAPPYRTVGALVLGEIELGAGGILSLHNKTAVAALARASKQDVV
- a CDS encoding sodium:solute symporter family protein, whose protein sequence is MDVQVLTFLIVGASFALYIAIAIWARAGSTQEFYVAGGGVHPIANGMATAADWMSAASFISMAGLISFMGYDGAVYLLGWTGGYVLLALCLAPYLRKFGKFTVPDFIGDRYYSQTARTVAVVCAIFVCFTYVAGQMRGVGVVFSRFLEVDIVTGVVIGMAIVFFYTVLGGMKGITYTQVAQYCVLIFAYLVPAVFISIMVTGHVLPQTGFGASLADGSGVYLLEKLDGLSTQLGFNEYTSGTKGTFDVFCITAALMVGTAGLPHVIVRFFTVPKVRDARKSAGWALLFIAILYTTAPSIAAFARVNMIETINGPTVSEQAPTGTPYSEAPSWITNWEKTGLISWDDKNQDGKMFYSGDERNEMQVDRDIMVMANPEIANLPAWVIALVAAGGIAAALSTSAGLLLVISTSVSHDLLKRNLMPNITDKKELFYARLAAGVAIVIAGYFGVNPPGFVAQVVAFAFGLAASSFFPAIIMGIFMKRMNDKGAISGMLAGIGFTAAYIIYFKFVNPAANVSENWWFGVSPEGIGAIGMLVNFAVALLVFKMTEEAPQEIQQLVEDIRYPKGAGDATAH